AGGTTAAGGCCAGTGAAATTGTCATTTGGGAGTGAGGACAATGTTGTGTGGAAATTTGATAACAAAGGTGTTTTTTTCTACTAACTCTTTTATGCGGGTTCTACAATTGGAGACACTGTCAGACGAGATCATGAGCTATAGCTTCACAAGTTCCTTTTGGAGAGGTTTGGTACCTCCGAGAATTGAGATTTTTGGATGGTTTGTGCTAGTTGGTAGAGTTAATACCAAGGAGAGGTTGACTAGATTTGGCATTGTTATTCATAGTGATAATATTTGTGTACTGTGTAACAATGAGATAGAATCTGTTGAGcatttatttcttctttgtGAGCTCACATGGCAGGTGTGGTGCACTTGATTGAGGTCTTTTGGTCGAGCGTGGGCAGTTCCTGGAACCATGAAAGACCTGTTTGTGAGTTGGATTGGTATGCACACCAGAAAACAAGAGCAGAAATCGTGGATGACCGCGTTCTTTGGAGTGATTTGAAACATCTGGTTGGAATGTAATGCCAGGATATTCAATAATAAAAGAGCAGGTGTTGAGATCATTCAAACAAGGACGTTGTTGAGCTATAACGAGTGGAATGAACGTCATCCTATTGGTGGTTGATGACAATGCCGGAGATGCCACGAGATTGATTTCTATTGTATGTAGCTAAGTTATGTTTGTCTGTTTTGCTCCACCCTAATGTGTTGAGCTAgctttgtttaaaaaaaaaagtcaaaacaATATGATCAATGTTATTACGTGTTAAAACTTAACATTTTATGACATGATTTTCAAGTTTTTAAACTTATAGACTTATGTCATTAGATTGGTTAATATTCTTTTGGTAATATTACGAGAACACCATCATTAAATATTACTTTGTGAAAAAAATTATCAATGACAACTTTTGTTATTTAATATATAGTTTATTCTactagaaaataaattattatttcttagattggtaaatacatttttttctaatttattacATTACTTTATTTGGCAATATTTGTCATTGAAGAATAACAAATGACCACACTATCATCAATATAATGTACAAacaaagtaattttttattttgaaattaattcttattagtgagataaaatgtaaaatatttttattttcttactcaaaatttaataattcatactttttttaattttaataataaaaataaaattgattagGTACAAAATACTCGACATTTAATGATTTCAATtaccaaatatatatatatatatatatatatatattcagaTTGCTGCATATAAATCAGCTCCTCCAAATCACCATGTAGAAAAGCTGTTTTGACATCCAACTGTTCCAACTCCAAGTCAAACATGGCTACCAATGCGAGCAGAACCCGAATGGAACAGTGTTTTACTACAGGTGAGAAAACCTCATTAAAATCTACACCTGGTACCTGACTGTATCCTTTTGCAACTAAGCGAGCCTTATACTTGACTCCTTCATCTCCCGGAGAGGACTCCTTCCTTTTGAAGACCCATTTGCAGCCAACAATTTTCTTGTCTTTAGGCGGTTTAACTAAAACCCATGTTTTATTCCTATGGAGAGACTCCACCTCTGCTCTGGTGAATCTTCTGCATCCTCTGAAGTAGATAGCTGGACTGAATTTGATTGTGGGGTTTGAAGAGGAAGGAACAAAGTAACTCGACCGTGCTGTGTATCATACACATATCCAATAGCAAGAGTGCTATAGCAAGCTATCAGGTTGTCCTGGACTCTCAACAATTGAAGTCATCATTTTGTTTGTGGAAtaatcttcatcttcatctctgcAAAATGCAGATCACTGTTTTAGTATAAGATCAAGCAGTTGGTATGTTCAAAGTCTACAAAAGTAGATGCCTATGTTGAAATTCTAAAATGTAACAACTTAATTCACACTTATCtttgtttttataaaatatgatagGAAAGAGCAGTTTTAAGCACTGAAATCAAGCTGTGTTTCTATAGTTAAAAGCTTATGGTCtatcttaaattctaaattgagatattttcttattcatatccAAGATTCATGACAGGAACATTATGAGTTTATGACAATACCTCATCATCAAGGAAGACCAACATTATGGAAGATAATTATCAACATTGTGCCAAAATAACCAAGAGGATAATTTAAAggagaaagataaagatagtaATGAAGAAGAGGGATGAAGCTAGCATTACATACCAGAACCACTAGAGAGACTCCTTGCAGAATAGTTCTGCTCCATTTGATGGCCATAAGCAGACATAACTCCAAGCTTCCAGATCTACCCTTGAATCCGATTCGAGTAAGGCCTATTTCGTGTCGCCAGAAATCAAAGCTGCATCCTGCAATTTTGGAAAAATTTGATCATTTTCCATAAATAAGTGAGATTGATATTTCTAGATCTGGACAAAAATCAGAAACTTCCAAGCAACTACAGTGAACACCCTTCTTTGCCAATGAATGAATCATTTCATCTAAGATTGGATGATGACAAACTGGGAAGAAATTATCACTCACCAACCATAACTGTCCAACAATACCATAACTGGCTAGAACTTCGAATTAACGAGTCCAATGTCACATCTTGATCTAAAATCTAAACAGATATACTATTTACTCAATCCAAACTTTCAGCTGCCCTTTCGATCTAGATGTCTGGAAAGTTCAAATAACAAGGGCTCCAAATCAAGCAACATTGCAGCACACAACAGAAACTGATTCACAAGAAGATGAAAAGAAACCTTATAATAGGGTGTTTATGGTACAAAAGTTCACAAACTAAACTGGAATTGTGTCAAATTATTATACTAATAGTTTGAAAACTGTACCAAACCACTTTTCTACGTAGTAAATTGGATTTATTTAAAACCAATTTATAATTTGATGCATCAATTTAAACTTTAAaccatattaataaaaataaaactaaatttaattataaaagcAAGATTAATCTGgtttcatattaaaaaaaaagctcTCGACACTATTGATTTTAACCTATTTATATATAAGTAATTAGTTCAAACCAATTTGACAGATGTCCGATAGTGTCAGCTAGTAATTGGCCTAAGGTTGGTCACGGGTCGGTCCAGGTTGACCGGCGATATTCTTGAGATCGGTGAGTGATCGGCTATCCTTTTGTTTTTGGAGATTTCAGAACTTCCCTGTTACTTAACAATGGTAGCTTAATGCTATGCACTCCAACAAGAAATAAGGTGTAAAATAAAACAGGTAAAGAGACTTTTGCTTTCTAAGTAGTTCCGCACAACTCGAAGAATAGACTCCAATAGAAGAAAGGTATACTTCAAACCTATTTCCTTATTTTTCAGGCCTTTctgaagcatgaaaatctataATACAATTTGCCTATCACTTGCAAAATCCCTTATTCCCTATAGTTTTTCATAATCAGGGAACATTATGTGCAGCATGTTATTTAAATGTTCTTTCAAGCAACTAATAATCACTCTTGGTTGGTGAGGTTCTATGACAAAAATGCCTTGGCAGTTCTGCAGCAAACTGCTCTAACTGCTAGTTTCGagaatctttttttttttgtattcgaTTCATAACAAATCCGCTGCCTGTTCCACAGTCCTCGCCAATTCTACTGCTGCTCcaatgtatgtatccggtgtcAACTTTAACAGATTCGTCTTTGCAGCTTCCGGAATATCTAAGCCTTCAATGAAGTCTCTTATGCTCTCTTTTGTAACCGCTCTCCCTCTCGTAAGCTCTTTTAACTTCTCATAAGGCTCCGGAACACCATATCTACGCATAACCTAAAtgaagatttgaaaacaattaTACACAAGTTCTTAAAGAGGATGACAACAAGCAATATCAAGAGAAGTATGCAGCTAAGATATATAATTCTTAGCTGTCTCATGTTCACCTTTTTCCCCTTTTCATGCAGCTAGAGTGTGTTTGCAACTAGTAAATTGCAATTACATTACTAATGAGTAAAAAAGTTGAATCTGATGTAACAAGTAGATAACTATCAAAGTTGTCAAATTTGGGAGTTTAGGTAAACTAGTAGAGCTCATGTAACCTCGACTTGTAAACCACTACAACTCTTCTTTTAAGAACAACGATAAAAAGGGATATAAAAGACacatttataatattataatgaAACAAATAAACGACACAATAGTAAATACAAATTGAAAAAAAAGGGGTGAATAAAACCATTAATGTCTGATGCTAAAAATTAACACATTAATTTATGTCTAAATAtcatatcatttttttttaaagtctAATTAAAGGAGTTTTAGTGAAACTACATGTTTTGATACTTAAAAGAGACCGAAGGTGGGTTAAAATAGTAAACTTAAGAGTCTACCCAAGTTTACCCGAGTTTATCCACATCTGAGTTAATTAGCGAGTTAACTCTGAGTGATCTAAACTCGTAAGAGTTTAAGACACTTGGAGAATTTAACATCATCTATATTCTATGACAAGAAAATAATACATCTCGACAATAAATTCAAGTTATATACATGTTCTAAGCATTCAATATTTgttaacaaaagaaatataaaacCAAATAATCATGTAAAAATCTAGGTAGCATATACATACAGTTTGTATCGGTTCAGCTAGCACCTCCCAGCATTGTTTCAAGTCTTCACTCAAGCGAGCTTCGTTAACCTATATGGTAAACGACAACATTAAGAGAAAGCTTGATgtgaaaacaaaaagaacacaAGGAAAATATTCTTTAAGCATGTACATTCAACTTGCTGATAAATAGTATAGCAAAACAGTTGAGATAAACAAAAGGTATCATCTACTATTGGAACATAATCATGCATACTCTAAGAGAGAAGTAAAAATCCATCGTCAAGTTGAATACCTGAAGCTTTCCTATTCCTTGAAGTGTGCTTTTGTAAGCAAGAAGGGAATGACCAATTCCTACACCCATGTTTCGTAAGACAGTTGAATCAGTCAAGTCCCTCtggtaaaaaaaaagaagaaaagaaacatcgTGTAATTAGACTATCATTGCTATTGAATCAGGCCAAAAAGGTCTGTAGGTTATAACCTAGCACAAGAAGTTACACTAATTAGATTCCAGACAACCATATTAGTAAAGTTGGTCTTACCTGCCATCGTGAAATTGGCAATTTCATGCTTAGATGAGACAGGCCTCCATTAGCAACACCTAGATTACCTTcactattttcaaaatcaatagGATTCACTTTGTGAGGCATAGTTGACGACCCAATCTCCCCAGCCTTTGTGATCTGTGCATAAAGTTTAGAACATCAAAAAGATTGTCAACCTAAAAGTATAGCATCACACTGTTATAGCTATTATATCAGGAAATCTACCTGCTTAAAATAACCCAAGGATATATAGCCCCATACGTCTCTATCAAAATCAATTAATATATTGTTGAACCGGATGAGCGAATGAAATAGCTTCGCCATGTAGTCATGAGTTTCAATCTGTTAAAGAAGTGAAGTAATCTAGTCAGAAGGATACATCAAATCATAATCTCATCAAGAAGTAGGTATAATCAATAACTACCACATAGTGCTGACTCAATTTTGTAAGTATCCGACACACAATAAAATTTAGTTTCACTAACTACTGATGGCAAAATTTGTATGACAATGTGTATACACATTACAAGATTTATTTTATCAGGTTGCAAAAGGGCCTGTTAGGCATGAAAAGAACCAGAAAAAGGTAAAAACTTCAAACATACCTGAGGAACATAAGGATTAAAACTTAATCCAAGAGATTTTACAAACTCTTCTGCAATTTGAGGCCAGTTAACATCAGGATATGCAACAACATGTGCATTGTAATTTCCAACCGCACCAGCAAATTTCCCCAAACACTCAACCTGATATAATTCCTTCCTTTCTCTGCTTAATCTCACAGCAAATATAGCCATTTCCTTTCCCAAAGTTGTTGGTGAAGCTGGCTAGGGTATAGTCCAGAGAAAGCAAATTTCAATAAAGATTGTTCAACAACCAAAATCTACCAACTAAAGCACAAATTAGCTTACCTGTCCATGAGTGCGAGAAAGCATTGGGACTTGAGCATTATCTTTAGCCATGTTACAGAaggatttaattattttatccaTGATAGGAAACATAACAGATCCCATTGCTTCTTTCAGCATCAACCCATGGGCGAGGTTGTTTATATCCTCGGACGTGCAAGCAAAGTGAAAAAATTCAAGCACCTGTAGGAACAAAGTGAACCATCAGAGCTGTTAGTCAGAAAAAAGCATATCCTCGCAGGCCAAGACGAAACACCTTAAGCAAATCTCAACCTTAGCCACTTCAGCATTTGATTGGCATTTTTGTTTCAAGAAGTACTCCACTGCCTTAACATCGTGATTAGTCACCTTCTCAATATTCTTTATCTCTAAGGCATCACTCACGCTAAAGCCATCAATCACGCCTTGTAAATAAGACTTGGCATCTTCACTGAAACTCGGAACCTCAACAATTTCAGGAATCTGAGACAGCTTCAACAACCATTTTATCTGACACAAAAACGCATCCATCCATACGTTAACATAAAAAGGATGACCTTGAATCATACCAATCCACTTGTATTCCATTTATTAGAGTATATAGAAGTTTGGAAGTTCAAATGGTAAATCAATTGTAATCAATCTTTCGCATTCTAATAAATTTTCATTGTTGGTTTTCTCTAAATTATTTTCAGCTCTTCCTCTGTGACCATGGATTTCAACATGCCAAAGCATTattaaaagttaaattttaagAAGAAAAACTTAACAAGTTCGATCCTTTCCTATGAAAACCGAAGCATAAGAACATAACAAAGCAACTCTCACATCAAACATGCACAcaaaacaagtttttcaaaaacgGGGTTCTCTAAATTTTGCAAAAGaacatatttttaataaaatcaagCAGAAAGCGTAAATGGGATATGTAAGGTACCTCAACAAGAACCCTATAGTAGATGAGGCCATATTCACTCATAAAAGGAGCCAATTCCTTAACTTTCCCCCAATAGCGGCCATCCAATGGGGACAAAGCAGTCAAACCAGAAAGTTGGTCCAAATCATAGGAACGAGCTCCGAGCATGCCGTTCTTCTCCTTCTGGGTGGTGTGGGTGCTGAGTATGGCTCTGCAAGCGCAGCCTctgagaggaggaggaggaaagGGGAAGGAAgcagtagaagaagaagaaagaggtgGGAGTGAGGAAGTTAGAGGGGGAGTTGCGACGGGGCAGAATGTGGAAGAAGAAGCAATTAACTCCATGGAAGGTGTGTGTGTTTGGCGCTAAGAATGCAGTGAAGGAACAGCGGCCTGCGGGGGTGTCTTTTATGCGTTCTTTGCTTTtgttaagaaaaattaaaaattacaaaaaaaa
The Arachis stenosperma cultivar V10309 chromosome 7, arast.V10309.gnm1.PFL2, whole genome shotgun sequence genome window above contains:
- the LOC130941561 gene encoding uncharacterized protein LOC130941561, producing MELIASSSTFCPVATPPLTSSLPPLSSSSTASFPFPPPPLRGCACRAILSTHTTQKEKNGMLGARSYDLDQLSGLTALSPLDGRYWGKVKELAPFMSEYGLIYYRVLVEIKWLLKLSQIPEIVEVPSFSEDAKSYLQGVIDGFSVSDALEIKNIEKVTNHDVKAVEYFLKQKCQSNAEVAKVLEFFHFACTSEDINNLAHGLMLKEAMGSVMFPIMDKIIKSFCNMAKDNAQVPMLSRTHGQPASPTTLGKEMAIFAVRLSRERKELYQVECLGKFAGAVGNYNAHVVAYPDVNWPQIAEEFVKSLGLSFNPYVPQIETHDYMAKLFHSLIRFNNILIDFDRDVWGYISLGYFKQITKAGEIGSSTMPHKVNPIDFENSEGNLGVANGGLSHLSMKLPISRWQRDLTDSTVLRNMGVGIGHSLLAYKSTLQGIGKLQVNEARLSEDLKQCWEVLAEPIQTVMRRYGVPEPYEKLKELTRGRAVTKESIRDFIEGLDIPEAAKTNLLKLTPDTYIGAAVELARTVEQAADLL